The genomic interval GATTGCGACCACGGGGTCGAGCCGGTGCGGGCTCGACCCTGGTCCGTCCCGGTCTCCCCGTTCGCTCCGCGGTCGATAGCCGTTCTCCTCGATGTCGGCGTACAGTCGGTCGACGTAGGCGCACCGCTCGTCGACGAACTCCGCGACGGTCTCACAGCCGTACGGCGCTTCACCCCGCCGGATTCGGTCTTGCGCCGCTCGGACGTACGCGGTGTCCTCCCAGTCTCGGCCCCGCTCGAACCGCTGTCGGAGTCCCTCGAACGTCGGGTGGTCGTCGACCGGTTCGAGGCCGCGCTCGTCCCAGTCGCCACCGGCGACCCGTCCCAGCCCCCAGGAGTACGAGACGTTCGTCCTGTGGTCCACTTCGGCCGGTCTGACCGGGACGGTTTCGAACGGACGAGCAGGAGCGGCGTACGCGAGCCGATTCGTCCAGAATATCCGATAGGAGTTGAACGTGAGGGCCCCGGGACGCTTGCTCTTGAGCGGCGTCTTCGCGAGCGCGAAGCGAGCGGTAGCGGTGAGCGCAGAACCGATACCGCTGGCCCCGACGACTTCGGAGAACCGTCGTATCTGTCGCAGATGCACGGTGAGAATTATCATCCACCTCGGTGATAATAGTCGTTTAGCCGTCAGGCCCGGGTTAGGCGGCGTCAGGTGCGTCCATTCGGGCTCTCCGTTCTGTTACGCTGGGTAATCGTCTCGCTAAGGCGTCCTTTCGATTCCGCCCTCCCATCGGGCATCGCGCGTCGGGCGAGCCCTACACCGAGAACTCCGCGCGGGCCTCCGCGTCGTCGCCGGTCGCGTTCAGCGTCGCGACCACGGTGTAGTCGCCGGGGTCGGGGTCGTCCCACGCGCCCGAGAACGTCTCGGTCGCCCCGGCGTCGATGGTCTCGGTCCGGAGCGCTTGCGTGAACATCCGGCCCTCGCTGGCGCGCCAGACCTCCTCGCCG from Halorussus salilacus carries:
- a CDS encoding BsuPI-related putative proteinase inhibitor → MTLRSSVAATVEADRVEFEYEVENVGDDPEEVTFRSGLSADFAVLRDGEEVWRASEGRMFTQALRTETIDAGATETFSGAWDDPDPGDYTVVATLNATGDDAEARAEFSV